In the Deinococcus ficus genome, one interval contains:
- a CDS encoding PfkB family carbohydrate kinase → MALTRKEQQLLTLIRDQPLATPEELAQQLGSTRAAVNVHVSNLVRKGALLGRGYILPEDPDRSDGRIVVVGGANVDLKARTSAPALPGTSNPGVTEQAPGGVGRNIAENLARLGVPVSLITAVGRDALGDTLLHDTQAAGVDVSGVLRVPGETTGTYTAILNDRGEMLIAVAAMGVMARLTPAALRERRRLLRGADWVVADGNLPEDTLVALLGLCHERGLQVVFEPVSVPKARHLHAALEAGLAAPQVLTPNVGELGALLGQDVTDRLPDLKRAARALLDRGAQIVWVRRGRHGSLLCTPGRSVTLPALPATPRDVTGAGDAMLAAFLAGLTQGLAPEDAARLGHAAAALTIEHAATVVPDLTLDLLQRRLNS, encoded by the coding sequence ATGGCCCTGACCCGCAAGGAGCAGCAGCTCCTCACCCTGATCCGCGACCAGCCCCTCGCCACCCCGGAAGAACTCGCCCAGCAGCTCGGCAGCACCCGCGCCGCCGTGAACGTCCACGTCAGCAACCTCGTGCGCAAGGGCGCCCTGCTCGGCCGCGGGTACATCCTCCCCGAGGACCCGGACCGCTCCGACGGCCGGATCGTGGTGGTGGGCGGCGCGAACGTGGACCTCAAGGCCCGCACCAGCGCCCCCGCCCTGCCCGGCACCAGCAACCCCGGCGTGACCGAACAGGCGCCCGGCGGCGTGGGCCGCAACATCGCCGAGAACCTCGCCCGGCTGGGCGTGCCGGTCAGCCTGATCACCGCCGTGGGCCGCGACGCGCTGGGCGACACGCTGCTGCACGACACGCAGGCCGCCGGAGTGGATGTCAGCGGCGTGCTGCGCGTGCCCGGCGAGACCACTGGCACGTACACCGCCATCCTGAACGACCGCGGCGAGATGCTGATCGCGGTGGCCGCCATGGGCGTCATGGCGCGCCTGACGCCCGCCGCGCTGCGCGAACGCCGCCGGCTGCTGCGGGGCGCCGACTGGGTGGTCGCCGACGGCAACCTGCCCGAGGACACCCTGGTCGCCCTGCTGGGCCTGTGCCACGAGCGGGGCCTGCAGGTGGTGTTCGAGCCGGTCAGCGTGCCCAAGGCCCGGCACCTGCACGCCGCGCTGGAAGCCGGCCTGGCCGCGCCACAGGTCCTCACCCCGAACGTCGGGGAACTGGGCGCACTGCTCGGGCAGGACGTGACCGACCGCCTGCCGGACCTGAAACGTGCCGCCCGCGCACTGCTGGACCGCGGCGCGCAGATCGTCTGGGTGCGCCGCGGCCGGCACGGCAGCCTGCTGTGCACGCCCGGCCGCAGCGTGACCCTGCCTGCCCTGCCCGCCACGCCCCGCGACGTGACCGGCGCCGGGGACGCCATGCTGGCCGCCTTCCTGGCAGGGCTCACGCAGGGCCTCGCGCCGGAGGACGCCGCCCGCCTCGGCCACGCCGCGGCCGCCCTGACCATCGAGCACGCCGCGACGGTCGTGCCGGACCTCACCCTGGACCTCCTGCAACGCCGCCTGAACAGCTGA
- a CDS encoding pseudouridine-5'-phosphate glycosidase — translation MTQITPTALPYLDLHPEVHAALQAGQPVVALESTIISHGMPFPQNVEMARSVEAIVREHGATPATIAVLGGRLKVGLTEDELHLLATDPAVQKISTRDLPVTVALGGHGATTVASTMRIAALAGIRVFATGGTGGVHRGAGSTMDISADLLELARTDVCVVSAGVKSILDIGLTLEVLETQGVPAITLGSEEFPAFYSRQSGFRSPLTVHTEAEAARVLKTKWDLGLAGGVMIANPIPEEAEIPAADIDPHITRALADMDALGLTGKDTTPYLLGRIVEITEGRSLGANIALVKHNAATAARIAREYARL, via the coding sequence ATGACCCAGATCACCCCGACCGCCCTGCCCTACCTCGACCTCCACCCCGAAGTGCACGCCGCCCTGCAGGCCGGGCAGCCGGTCGTGGCGCTGGAAAGCACCATCATCAGCCACGGCATGCCGTTCCCGCAGAACGTCGAGATGGCCCGCAGCGTGGAAGCCATCGTCCGCGAGCACGGCGCCACGCCCGCCACCATCGCCGTGCTCGGCGGCCGCCTGAAAGTCGGCCTGACCGAGGACGAACTGCACCTCCTCGCCACCGACCCCGCCGTGCAGAAGATCAGCACCCGCGACCTGCCCGTCACGGTCGCGCTGGGCGGTCACGGCGCCACCACGGTCGCCAGCACCATGCGCATCGCAGCCCTGGCCGGCATCCGCGTGTTCGCCACCGGCGGCACCGGCGGCGTGCACCGCGGCGCGGGCAGCACCATGGACATCAGCGCCGACCTGCTGGAACTCGCCCGCACCGACGTGTGCGTGGTCAGCGCCGGCGTGAAGAGCATCCTGGACATCGGCCTGACCCTGGAAGTGCTGGAGACGCAGGGCGTGCCCGCCATCACCCTGGGCAGCGAGGAATTCCCCGCGTTCTACTCCCGCCAGAGCGGCTTCCGCTCCCCCCTGACCGTGCACACCGAAGCCGAGGCCGCCCGCGTCCTGAAAACCAAATGGGATCTGGGCCTGGCGGGCGGCGTGATGATCGCCAACCCCATCCCCGAGGAAGCCGAGATTCCCGCCGCGGACATCGACCCGCACATCACCCGCGCCCTGGCCGACATGGACGCGCTGGGCCTGACCGGCAAGGACACCACGCCCTACCTGCTGGGCCGCATCGTGGAGATCACGGAGGGCCGCAGCCTGGGGGCCAACATCGCCCTGGTCAAGCACAACGCCGCCACAGCCGCCCGCATCGCCCGCGAGTACGCCCGGCTGTAA
- a CDS encoding bifunctional nicotinamide-nucleotide adenylyltransferase/Nudix hydroxylase, translated as MSSSAAPPAPRRKRTFGVYIGRFEPPHHAHLQVMLEALQSVQKLIVVIGSARAARNTKNPFTADERQHLITTMLQQAGVSRSRLLFVQVRDYFYNESLWLSEVQAGVQAHTHGSTDVALIGHIKDESSYYLRSFPAWEFIPTHVISDLSATQVRNAYFEGRAADVAAMVPPAVGTFLQDFARTADYAALKDEYDYLRTYRAAWKDAPFPPVFVTTDAVIIRSGHVLLIRRGHMPGLGRLAMPGGFLEPKETLLECCIREVHEETGLSPSTPLHTHLKAQQVFDYPDRSQRGRTVTHAFHFDLGIGHLPPLQGGSDASDALWMPLADALRHPEVFFEDHHAIIEHFLMRG; from the coding sequence ATGAGCTCCTCCGCCGCCCCGCCGGCTCCCCGGCGCAAACGCACCTTCGGGGTGTACATCGGCCGCTTCGAACCCCCGCACCACGCCCACCTGCAGGTGATGCTCGAGGCTCTTCAGAGCGTGCAGAAACTGATCGTCGTGATCGGGTCGGCCCGCGCGGCGCGCAACACCAAGAACCCCTTCACCGCCGACGAACGCCAGCACCTGATCACCACCATGCTCCAGCAGGCCGGCGTGTCCCGCAGCCGGCTGCTGTTCGTGCAGGTCCGCGACTACTTCTACAACGAGAGCCTATGGCTGTCCGAGGTGCAGGCCGGCGTGCAGGCCCACACGCACGGCAGCACCGACGTGGCCCTGATCGGGCACATCAAGGACGAGAGCAGCTACTACCTGCGCTCCTTTCCCGCCTGGGAGTTCATTCCCACGCACGTGATCAGCGACCTGAGCGCCACGCAGGTCCGCAACGCCTACTTCGAGGGCCGTGCGGCGGACGTGGCCGCCATGGTCCCGCCCGCCGTGGGTACCTTCCTGCAGGACTTCGCCCGCACCGCCGATTACGCTGCCCTGAAAGATGAGTACGACTACCTGCGCACCTACCGCGCCGCCTGGAAAGACGCGCCCTTCCCCCCGGTGTTCGTGACCACCGACGCCGTGATCATCCGCAGCGGCCACGTCCTCCTGATCCGCCGCGGGCACATGCCCGGCCTGGGGCGGCTGGCCATGCCCGGCGGGTTCCTGGAACCCAAGGAAACCCTGCTGGAATGCTGCATCCGCGAGGTGCACGAGGAAACCGGCCTGAGCCCCAGCACGCCGCTGCACACCCACCTCAAGGCCCAGCAGGTGTTCGACTACCCCGACCGCAGCCAGCGCGGGCGCACCGTCACCCACGCCTTCCACTTCGACCTGGGCATCGGGCACCTGCCGCCGCTGCAGGGCGGCAGCGACGCCAGCGACGCCCTGTGGATGCCGCTCGCGGACGCCCTGCGCCACCCCGAGGTGTTCTTCGAGGACCACCACGCGATCATTGAGCACTTCCTCATGCGCGGATAA
- a CDS encoding DUF1206 domain-containing protein: MDVKNSGKGVARGVKAGAQHVGAAGQAAARELTHEAAPQLEALARVGYASKGVVYGTIGLLALGVALGRGGATTDAQGALLRLQDLPLGTALVWLLVLGLVGYALWQLIRAALDPEGQGTEAKGIVKRVGYAVSGVGNLALALFAARLAMAGSAARNQASEAQTAREVLQLPGGQLLLGLAGVALLAVAGSGLYTAWGAKFMKRLNFAGAPKPELLKRIGQVGIAARAVMLAIIGAFLLVAAWRNRAGIVPGISEVLTWLREQPAGNVLLFVLALGTLLYGVWCVVQALYRRIRVEGSAAS, encoded by the coding sequence ATGGACGTCAAGAATTCCGGGAAGGGTGTGGCGCGGGGCGTGAAGGCCGGCGCGCAGCACGTGGGCGCGGCGGGGCAGGCGGCCGCGCGGGAACTGACGCACGAGGCCGCCCCGCAGCTGGAGGCGCTGGCCCGCGTGGGGTACGCCAGCAAGGGCGTGGTGTACGGCACCATCGGGCTGCTGGCGCTGGGCGTGGCGCTGGGGCGCGGCGGGGCCACCACGGACGCGCAGGGGGCGCTGCTGAGATTGCAGGACCTGCCGCTGGGCACGGCGCTGGTGTGGCTGCTGGTGCTGGGCCTGGTCGGGTACGCGCTGTGGCAGCTGATCCGCGCGGCCCTGGACCCCGAAGGGCAGGGCACGGAGGCCAAGGGGATCGTGAAGCGCGTGGGGTACGCGGTCAGCGGCGTGGGAAACCTGGCGCTGGCGCTGTTCGCGGCGCGGCTGGCGATGGCCGGCTCGGCCGCGCGCAACCAGGCGAGCGAGGCGCAGACGGCCCGGGAGGTTCTGCAACTGCCGGGCGGGCAGCTGCTGCTGGGCCTGGCGGGCGTGGCGCTGCTGGCCGTGGCGGGCAGCGGGCTGTACACGGCGTGGGGGGCGAAGTTCATGAAGCGCTTGAACTTCGCCGGCGCGCCGAAACCGGAGCTGCTCAAGCGGATCGGGCAGGTGGGGATCGCGGCGCGGGCGGTGATGCTGGCCATCATCGGGGCGTTCCTGCTGGTCGCGGCGTGGCGCAACCGCGCCGGGATCGTGCCGGGCATCTCGGAGGTGCTGACGTGGCTGCGTGAGCAGCCAGCCGGGAACGTGCTGCTGTTCGTGCTGGCCCTGGGCACGCTGCTGTACGGCGTGTGGTGCGTGGTGCAGGCGCTGTACCGCCGCATCCGGGTGGAAGGGAGCGCGGCCTCGTGA
- a CDS encoding methylglyoxal synthase, with amino-acid sequence MFALRHREVLGAFPLVATGTTGSVLQKQANLTVERVLSGPLGGDQQIGARIAQDRVLAVFFFRDPLTAQPHEPDVSALVRLCDVHDVPLATNPATAEALVAWLAARGHDRNG; translated from the coding sequence ATGTTCGCCCTCCGGCACCGCGAGGTGCTGGGCGCGTTCCCGCTGGTGGCGACCGGCACCACCGGCAGCGTGCTGCAGAAGCAGGCAAACCTGACGGTGGAGCGCGTGCTGTCCGGGCCGCTGGGCGGCGACCAGCAGATCGGCGCGCGCATCGCGCAGGACCGGGTGCTGGCGGTGTTCTTCTTCCGGGACCCGCTGACCGCGCAGCCGCACGAACCGGACGTGTCGGCGCTGGTGCGGCTGTGTGACGTGCACGACGTGCCCCTGGCGACGAACCCGGCCACGGCGGAGGCGCTGGTGGCGTGGCTGGCCGCGCGGGGGCACGACCGGAACGGATGA
- a CDS encoding PP2C family protein-serine/threonine phosphatase — translation MRGPATPSLSFGALSDVGIQRQGGINQDAVLAQSLPNGGLFAVADGMGGHAAGELAANLALDTVRQQLAPGLHRSAAPVRLAEAVQAANMAVLRHAVGEYVGMGTTLLVGLVDRGALLIAHVGDSRAYLLRGGQLYRLTEDHSWVAEQVRLGHLTEEDARQHQWRSVVSNALGAEERVRLELYGLILKTGDRVLLCSDGLSSVVKESALLTQLSAGHPPKDTAQRLIAAANAGGGPDNITAVVVDVEREGRPPGYELPVRRSEGPVHVDVLVNTQKGNSMQTYLLLTLAYFTLLGVILLPSSRTLVGTLGVAVMVGLMVAQRLSLARQARAFLAQPAAARGRPGSPDAPRARTDEDPRRSTGSASSRGGR, via the coding sequence ATGCGCGGCCCGGCGACCCCGTCCCTGTCTTTCGGGGCGCTGTCTGATGTCGGCATTCAGCGGCAGGGCGGCATCAACCAGGACGCCGTGCTGGCGCAGAGCCTCCCGAACGGGGGGCTGTTTGCCGTCGCGGACGGCATGGGCGGGCACGCTGCCGGCGAGCTCGCCGCGAATCTCGCGCTGGATACCGTCCGGCAGCAGCTTGCCCCGGGCCTGCACCGCTCGGCCGCGCCGGTACGCCTGGCCGAGGCGGTGCAGGCGGCGAACATGGCGGTGCTGCGTCACGCGGTCGGGGAGTACGTGGGCATGGGCACCACCCTGCTGGTCGGGCTGGTGGACCGCGGGGCCCTATTGATCGCGCACGTGGGTGACTCGCGCGCGTACCTGCTGCGCGGCGGGCAGCTGTACCGCCTGACCGAGGACCACTCCTGGGTGGCCGAGCAGGTGCGCCTGGGCCACCTGACCGAGGAGGACGCCCGGCAGCACCAGTGGCGCAGCGTGGTCAGCAACGCCCTGGGCGCCGAGGAACGCGTGCGGCTGGAACTGTACGGCCTGATCCTGAAGACCGGGGACCGCGTGCTGCTGTGCTCCGACGGCCTGAGCAGCGTGGTGAAGGAATCGGCGCTGCTGACCCAGCTCTCGGCCGGACATCCTCCCAAAGACACCGCCCAGCGCCTGATCGCCGCCGCGAACGCCGGCGGCGGGCCCGACAACATCACGGCCGTGGTCGTGGACGTGGAACGCGAGGGCCGCCCGCCCGGGTACGAACTCCCGGTGCGGCGCAGCGAGGGCCCGGTGCACGTGGACGTGCTGGTCAACACCCAGAAGGGCAACAGCATGCAGACGTACCTGCTGCTCACCCTGGCGTATTTCACGCTGCTGGGCGTGATCCTGCTGCCCAGCAGCCGCACGCTGGTGGGCACGCTGGGCGTGGCGGTCATGGTGGGCCTGATGGTCGCGCAGCGGCTCTCTCTGGCCCGGCAGGCCCGGGCGTTCCTGGCGCAACCCGCTGCCGCGCGGGGCCGCCCCGGCAGCCCGGACGCCCCCCGGGCCCGCACGGACGAGGACCCGCGCCGCTCCACCGGCTCAGCGTCCTCCCGGGGCGGCCGCTGA
- a CDS encoding RidA family protein: MKDVISTTEAPAAIGPYSQAVSFGNLVVTSGQIPLRPDGTLVEGGITEQTEQVLQNLKAVLAAAGTDLARVVKTTVFLADMNEFAEMNAVYERHFPAPSPARSTVQVARLPRDVRVEIEVLAERH; the protein is encoded by the coding sequence ATGAAAGACGTCATCAGCACGACGGAAGCGCCCGCCGCGATCGGCCCGTACAGCCAGGCGGTGTCGTTCGGGAACCTGGTGGTCACCAGCGGCCAGATTCCCCTCAGGCCCGACGGCACGCTCGTGGAGGGCGGCATCACCGAGCAGACCGAACAGGTCCTCCAGAACCTGAAGGCGGTCCTGGCCGCGGCCGGCACGGACCTCGCGCGCGTCGTGAAAACCACCGTGTTCCTCGCCGACATGAACGAGTTCGCCGAGATGAACGCCGTCTACGAGCGGCACTTCCCCGCGCCCTCCCCCGCGCGCAGCACCGTGCAGGTCGCCCGCCTCCCGCGGGACGTGCGGGTGGAAATCGAAGTGCTCGCCGAACGGCACTGA
- a CDS encoding PSP1 domain-containing protein, with protein sequence MVVLPVRFERSPRLHPMLSEDAHPVGTRVVVQGKRGPEVAVVRGEAQERRPQERYGTVLRAATPDDLALWDDLHRQGEDLKWLLRARARERGLPVKLVAVEFTLDESLVTVSYSADERIELTGLIGEVRAHTRARVNFAAVGPREQAQMIGTLGACGRENCSSHHLQEFAPVSIRMARDQQLPLNPEKLSGPCGRLLCCLQFEHGQYLDLLKDLPRKNARVCHDASGACGKVTKLHPLAGTVDVHTEQGVLTGVPAGELRRAPEEARPAPEKKPRRTEGARKDRTSDAPPS encoded by the coding sequence ATGGTTGTCCTCCCTGTGCGCTTTGAACGGAGCCCCCGCCTGCACCCGATGCTGAGCGAGGACGCTCACCCGGTCGGCACGCGGGTGGTGGTGCAGGGCAAGCGCGGCCCGGAGGTGGCGGTGGTGCGCGGTGAGGCGCAGGAGCGCCGGCCGCAGGAACGGTACGGCACGGTGCTGCGCGCCGCCACGCCGGACGATCTGGCGCTCTGGGACGACCTGCACCGCCAGGGCGAGGACCTGAAGTGGCTGCTGCGTGCCCGCGCCCGCGAGCGGGGCCTGCCGGTGAAACTGGTGGCGGTGGAGTTCACGCTGGACGAGAGCCTGGTGACCGTGAGTTACAGCGCGGACGAGCGGATCGAACTGACCGGCCTGATCGGCGAGGTGCGGGCGCACACGCGGGCCCGGGTGAATTTCGCGGCGGTCGGGCCGCGCGAGCAGGCGCAGATGATCGGCACGCTGGGGGCGTGCGGCCGGGAGAACTGCTCCAGTCATCACCTGCAGGAGTTCGCGCCGGTGAGTATCCGTATGGCGCGCGACCAGCAGCTGCCGCTGAACCCGGAGAAACTCTCCGGGCCCTGCGGGCGCCTGCTGTGCTGCCTGCAGTTCGAGCACGGGCAGTACCTGGACCTGCTCAAGGACCTGCCGCGCAAGAACGCCCGGGTGTGCCACGACGCGAGCGGCGCGTGCGGGAAGGTCACGAAACTGCACCCGCTGGCGGGCACGGTGGACGTGCACACCGAGCAGGGCGTGCTGACGGGCGTGCCGGCGGGTGAACTGCGCCGCGCGCCGGAAGAGGCGCGTCCCGCTCCGGAGAAGAAGCCCCGCCGGACGGAGGGCGCCCGCAAGGACCGCACGTCGGACGCCCCGCCCAGCTGA
- a CDS encoding metallophosphoesterase family protein, with protein MIRLAILADLHANLAATLAVHADIQRRGVTEIWVLGDLVGKGPRPKEVLDWTREHAARVIQGNWDARVAGATHRPQDLWPRSKLSVDDLAYLSGLPYGIEESFAGAWWRFVHASSHGLFHRLYPHSSLPEQLRAFEPNPQYGLHQHADALVYADTHETLMLDVEGRPLLNCGSVGNPLDSTLPSYLILEFDERTPNHSATYVRLIYDRDEEISAAEASGMPFTKEYIAELLTGAYQKRRARTGEPAS; from the coding sequence ATGATTCGCCTCGCCATCCTCGCGGACCTGCACGCCAACCTGGCGGCCACGCTCGCGGTTCACGCCGACATTCAGCGGCGCGGCGTGACGGAGATCTGGGTGCTGGGCGACCTGGTCGGCAAGGGCCCCCGCCCGAAGGAAGTGCTGGACTGGACCCGCGAGCACGCCGCGCGCGTCATCCAGGGCAACTGGGACGCCCGCGTGGCCGGCGCCACGCACCGCCCGCAGGACCTGTGGCCGCGCAGCAAACTCAGCGTGGACGACCTCGCCTACCTGTCCGGCCTGCCGTACGGCATCGAGGAGAGCTTCGCGGGAGCCTGGTGGCGGTTCGTGCACGCCAGCAGCCACGGCCTGTTCCACCGCCTGTACCCGCACAGCAGCCTGCCCGAGCAGCTCCGCGCCTTCGAACCCAACCCGCAGTACGGCCTGCACCAGCACGCCGACGCCCTGGTGTACGCCGACACGCACGAAACTCTGATGCTGGACGTGGAAGGCCGCCCCCTGCTGAACTGCGGCAGCGTGGGCAACCCGCTGGACAGCACCCTGCCCAGCTACCTGATCCTGGAGTTCGACGAGCGCACGCCCAATCACAGCGCCACGTACGTGCGCCTGATCTACGACCGCGACGAAGAGATCAGCGCCGCCGAGGCGAGCGGCATGCCCTTTACCAAGGAGTACATCGCCGAACTGCTGACCGGCGCGTACCAGAAACGCCGCGCCCGCACCGGCGAACCCGCCAGCTGA
- a CDS encoding flavin reductase family protein, producing the protein MTDHAGIEPFEFRQTLGRFASGVTIITAADRDERRGMTASAFVSVSMTPPLILISVDNRAHMKTLLDEAEVTHFGVNVLSAAQRPLSDHFAGRPGPEESIPWFEHEGLPLIGGAIAQLVCRKQQVIPAGDHTLYLGLIEYSRYTDDDPLVYFRGQYHELG; encoded by the coding sequence ATGACCGACCACGCGGGAATTGAGCCGTTCGAGTTCCGGCAGACGCTGGGCCGCTTCGCCAGCGGCGTCACCATCATCACGGCCGCCGACCGGGACGAGCGGCGCGGCATGACCGCCAGCGCCTTCGTGTCGGTGAGCATGACCCCGCCCCTGATCCTGATCAGCGTGGACAACCGCGCCCACATGAAGACCCTGCTGGACGAGGCGGAGGTCACGCACTTCGGCGTGAACGTCCTCTCGGCCGCGCAGCGTCCTCTCAGTGACCACTTCGCCGGCCGGCCCGGGCCGGAGGAGAGCATCCCCTGGTTCGAGCACGAGGGCCTGCCGCTGATCGGCGGGGCCATCGCGCAGCTGGTGTGCCGCAAGCAGCAGGTGATTCCCGCCGGGGACCACACCCTGTACCTGGGCCTGATCGAGTACAGCCGCTACACCGACGACGATCCGCTCGTGTACTTCCGCGGGCAGTACCACGAGCTCGGCTGA
- a CDS encoding glycoside hydrolase family 10 protein: protein MSLFSRLALMLGLFTLGVSGAQATTPSSAPAAAVVGGNLRGLWVDAFGPGLKTRAQAQRVVEDAARMNVNTLFVQAIRRGDCLCLKSTLPVVTDKDLEKNFDPLGFITAAAQARGMRVIAWASVTGIANTATPNTSPQHVMKTHGPTSKDSWMARRQDGSWQEGNDGWLDAGIPAAADYVVAGLVSVVKNYPVDGVQLDRIRYPDGGNWGYDPKVLARYRTETGQKGTPAGNDGTWQEWKRHQVTALVRRISLEVKAVRPELWVSAATIAYTRPPAPGDLGAFRRTRTYTEVFQDWPTWVKQGLIDLNVPMNYKRDGVNEQGVWFDGWNAFARSMTARADGLTGGVAAGTAMYLNSPEVTASQAARSVKLGLGWVGYSYRTPTLNVFNAKESTAQGLELVRAALTVPGGALAAPLAWKEAPPSTRGLYGKINGTGIPGYQLVRASQNGKVVGETRTDGNGYYGFLALPAGRTEIRVSGQLWVDTVPARGVVRVPNLFVREMKPVAVPVIQTPVAPPEPVKDGDDVPPPPEN from the coding sequence ATGAGTCTGTTTTCCCGCCTTGCCCTAATGCTGGGCCTGTTCACGCTGGGCGTGAGCGGCGCCCAGGCGACGACGCCTTCTTCTGCTCCGGCCGCTGCGGTGGTGGGCGGGAACCTGCGCGGCCTGTGGGTGGACGCGTTCGGGCCGGGCCTGAAGACGCGCGCGCAGGCGCAGCGGGTGGTGGAGGACGCGGCGCGCATGAACGTGAACACGCTGTTCGTGCAGGCCATCCGTCGCGGCGACTGTCTGTGCCTGAAAAGCACTCTGCCGGTCGTGACGGACAAGGACCTGGAGAAGAACTTCGATCCGCTGGGGTTCATCACGGCGGCGGCGCAGGCGCGGGGCATGCGCGTGATCGCGTGGGCCAGCGTGACCGGGATCGCGAACACCGCCACGCCGAACACCAGCCCGCAGCACGTGATGAAAACGCACGGACCCACCAGCAAGGACTCGTGGATGGCCCGCCGGCAGGACGGCTCCTGGCAGGAGGGCAACGACGGCTGGCTGGACGCTGGGATTCCCGCGGCGGCCGATTACGTGGTGGCGGGGCTGGTGAGTGTGGTGAAGAACTACCCGGTGGACGGCGTGCAGCTGGACCGCATTCGGTACCCGGACGGCGGGAACTGGGGGTACGACCCGAAGGTGCTCGCGCGGTACCGCACGGAAACCGGGCAGAAAGGTACGCCCGCCGGGAATGACGGCACCTGGCAGGAGTGGAAACGGCATCAGGTCACGGCGCTGGTGCGCCGCATCAGCCTGGAGGTCAAGGCGGTGCGGCCGGAACTGTGGGTGAGTGCGGCGACCATCGCCTACACCCGCCCGCCGGCGCCGGGGGACCTGGGTGCATTCCGGCGTACGCGGACGTACACCGAGGTCTTTCAGGACTGGCCGACCTGGGTGAAGCAGGGCCTGATCGACCTGAACGTCCCCATGAACTACAAGCGGGACGGCGTGAACGAGCAGGGCGTGTGGTTTGACGGCTGGAACGCCTTCGCGCGCAGCATGACGGCCCGCGCCGACGGCCTGACGGGCGGCGTGGCGGCGGGCACAGCCATGTACCTGAACTCGCCGGAGGTCACGGCGTCGCAGGCGGCCCGCAGCGTGAAGCTGGGCCTGGGCTGGGTGGGGTACTCGTACCGCACGCCCACCCTGAACGTGTTTAACGCCAAGGAAAGCACCGCGCAGGGCCTGGAACTGGTGCGCGCCGCGCTGACCGTGCCCGGCGGGGCGCTGGCCGCGCCGCTGGCATGGAAGGAAGCGCCGCCCAGCACGCGCGGGCTGTACGGGAAGATCAACGGCACCGGCATTCCCGGCTACCAGCTGGTGCGCGCCAGCCAGAACGGCAAGGTCGTCGGCGAGACCCGCACGGACGGCAACGGCTACTACGGCTTCCTGGCCCTGCCGGCCGGCAGGACCGAGATCCGCGTGAGCGGGCAGCTGTGGGTGGACACCGTGCCGGCGCGCGGCGTGGTGCGCGTGCCGAACCTGTTCGTGCGCGAGATGAAGCCGGTGGCCGTGCCGGTCATCCAGACGCCGGTGGCGCCGCCCGAACCCGTGAAGGACGGCGACGACGTTCCCCCGCCCCCCGAGAACTGA